The region ATCGATCTGGGAGCCGTCATGAGCGTGAAGAGCGTCACGGTGTACGGACGGCGGGACACCGCGCTCAGCCAGGGACGGAACCTCAACTTGAAGACGTCGAGCGACGGCACGAGCTGGACTACGACGTTCATGGCCGACGCGACGAGTCCCTCCGGTTTCACGGTGTCCACCGCCACCGTCGCTCGATACGTCCGGGTCGAGACGACCTCCGCCGTCTACCTCTCTTTGTATGAAATCGTCGTGACCGGCTCTCCCTATGTCGACTGCGGCACGAGTTGCAGCGACCTGGCGCTCAACAAGACCGCGACGGCCTCGGGGCTGTGGAGCCCCGACAATCCTGCTTCGAAGGTCAACGACGGGAACACCGGGACGACTTCGGCGTGCGAGGGGGCCGCCGGGTACTGTGCCATCGCCAGCGATCCGAATCGAAACCAGGCGATCGGGAACTTCCTGCAGATCGACCTGGGCGCCGTCGTGAGCGTGAAGAGCGTCACGGTGTACGGCAGGCGGGACGCGGCGCTCAGCCAGGGCCAGAACCTGAACCTGCGCCTCTCCACGGACGGTACCAGCTGGAGCACTTGGTTCATGGCGGACACGACGAGCCCCTCCGGCTATACCGTGAACACAACGGCCCCCGCGCGCTACGTCCGCGTCGAGACCACCACGGTGGTCTACCTTTCGCTCTACGAGATCGTCGTCACCGGATTCCCTTCGACGACGCTGCCCTACGTGGATTGCGGCTCGAATTGCGCCAACCTGGCGCTCGGCAAAACAGTCAGCGCCTCGGGGCTGTGGGATGCGGCGAACAATCCGGCGTGGAAGGCCAACGACGGCAACTCCGGCGCGAATCCGGCATGCGAGGGAGCCGGTGGATACTGCGCCATAGCGAGCGATCCGAATCGAAACCAGGCGATCGGGAACTATCTTCAAGTCGATCTGGGCGCGCCCATGAGCGTGAAGAGCGTCACGGTGTACGGACGGCGGGACGCGGCGCTGACCCAGGGCCAGAACCTGAACTTGAAGCTCTCTCGGGACGGCACGAACTGGACCACGACCTACATGATGGACACGACGAGTCCGTCCGGGCTCACCGTTTCGACCACCGCGGCGGCACGTTACGTGCGGGTGGAGACGACGACTGTGGTCTATCTTTCGCTCTACGAGATCGTCGTGACGGGCACGACGAGCACCGGCGCGCAGCTGGAAGGCCCGCAGAGCAACCCCTGCGTCCCGGACGTGCCGGCGGCCTTCGCGCGGCTGCGGCATTACGGCGACACGATTCAGATCTCGCACAACGGGCTCGCTTCCGACTACACGCAGCCCGTGGGGACGACTTCGCATCACTTCCAGGGGATCCAGCGTCTGCGGGCGCCTGGGAACTACGTGGCGATCTCGGGGGCGGACCCCGCTGATCTCTTCATTGGAGTGATGGGCAGCCGGAATCCGACCCCCGGGAGTCCCTGGTCGTCGAACTATCTGACCAACCTGGCGAACGATAAGCTGTTGAGCCGCACTCCGGTGACCGGCGCGCCGCACGCCGGGGGGCTCAGCGTCATTGGCGACGTCTTAGCGGTTCCCCTTCAGTGGAGCGGAACGACGCAGGTCGTGTTCTACGATGTGTCGAACCCCACTTCGATCGTGCGGCTGCCTCCGGTTCTCTCCAGCTCGAACGACAACCTCGGAGCGGTGGCGATCACGAAGCTGCAGAACGGTCAGTTCCTGCTCGGGGCGCACGACTCGCTGAGCCCTCAAACGCTGGACTGGTATCTCTCGACCGGGACCGATCTTTCCGCGACGGGCTGGACCTACCAGAGCCGAAACGTCCTGATCGCCGGCTATCAGAACATCAACCTCATCAATCAATGCGACGGGCACGTCTACATGGCCGCGAGCTTCGATCAAGCCTTCGGAGGAGGGTGGCTGGGAGACGACCGCCGGCTGCGGCTCTATGATATCGCGATGAGCGGCACCTCGGTGACTAACGTGGGGCAGATCATGAACCTGCAGATGCAGTGCGGGACCGACGGGTGCGAGTTCGCCGCGGCCAGCGGGACGTACGTGGCTCCGAACGGGAACGTCTTCGCGTACAGCTCGCGCGGGTTCATCAGCGGCGACCACATCAACTTCGTCGAGTTCGAGCCGATTCCGCCGCCGGCTCCCGTGTCGACCACCAACGACTCCTACGTGATCTTCTCGAAGGACGCCGGGATGAACCCCGACGTCCAGAGCATGGCGATCCACTTCTACGATCCCAATTGGTACTGGTACCACATGAACGATGGCTTCGGGTATGGGAGCCTGGACAATCAGATCTCGTCGATGGTTTATTCGATCCCCGAGAGCCATTCGCTCGTCCTGTTCGACGGACCGACGCTGGGCGGCGCCATGCTGTTCCAGCTGAGCGGGCCCGGTTCCTACGACAACCTGGCCAACCTCGGCGTGAACGACCGGATCGAGTCGGCCTGGCTGCACAGCAAATCCTCGGGGTTCATCCACTTCTTCGACGGCGCCAACTTCACGAACAAGTTCCCGACCAATTTCTGGATCTCCGCGGGGGCGCAGTATTCCAACCTTTCGGTCGTCGGGATGAACAACAACATCTCTTCGATCCGCTACCAGGGCGCGCCGGGGATTGCCTGCGAGCTTTATCACGACATCAACTTCGTGAACAAGTGTGGGACGATCGGGGACACGGGAGGAGTGATTCTTGAAAGGGCCACTCTTTCCACGGGAGCCCCCGCTCCCATTCAGTGCGCGGACAATCAGATCTCCTCGATTCGCTGCGCCCGGATCATCATCCTGCCATGAGAAGGAGCGAACCCGACCTCATCGGCGAACCGTACAAGGGCGCGGCGGTCTGACTCGATGGGCTGATAGAGAAGACCCCGGTAAACGATTCCGTCTGCATCAGGGGACCCCGTTCGCGGGGTCTCCTTTTTTGTAGGCTTGGATTCTGTTTCCTTTGCACATCTTCCGGGATGCGGTGTATGAGAGAGGTGATGACACATACCGTGCTTCCCGACAGCGCCCTGTCCCCGACGGCCTCCGCGCCGCGATGCGAAAGCGTGGAAAGCCGTCCCTCGGGCGATTGGAGGCTGGAGGAGTTGGTCGAGGCGGTCCGGCGGGGAGCACCCGGCGCGGCGGAGGAGCTGTGGTCGAGCCAGGCGCGCCGGCTGATCCGGGCGGCGGTAGCGCTCGGCGTTTCCATCGAAGAGGCGGAGGACGTGGTGCAGGAGACTCTTCTGTCCGCTTTCCGGAGCTTCCACCGGTTCGACCGCTCGAAAGCATCATTCCAGGTCTGGACCCATCGGATCCTGGTGAACGGGACTTCGAACTGGCATCGGGCGCGCAGGCGTCTGCGCATGGCGCTGGCGCAGCTTGGCGGCCAGCAGCGGGAAGCGAGCTTTCTCCTGCCCGACGAAGTGCTCGCGGCGCAGGAAGCGAAGCGCACCCTCGACCGGCTCACCGCCGACTTGAGCCCGGTGCGGCGCAGGGTCTGGGTGATGACGCAGGTTTCAGGCCTGTCGATGCGCGAAACGGCCGAGGCGCTCGGCATGCGCGAGGCGACCGTCCGGTCCCACCTGCGCCATGCCCGCGCCGCCCTGGCGCACGCCGCGAGCGGAAAGGAGAAACCGTGAACGGGCAAGACAATCCCCTGTTGCGGGCCGTGGACGAGCTGACCGAATTCGTGAAGACGCCGCGGCCGCCCCACGACCTCGCGTGGGAGATGAAGAGAAGAAAGAGCGGGAAGAAAGCCTACTCTTGGACGATCGCCGCGACGCTCCTCGCGGGGCTGGCGCTGATCGGAGTGCGGTCGCTCCGGGAGCGGCCCCGACCGGCCGGGACGCCCG is a window of Candidatus Polarisedimenticolia bacterium DNA encoding:
- a CDS encoding discoidin domain-containing protein encodes the protein MLVTASGLWDASGNPASNANDGNTGTSSACEGATGYCAIASDWSGGQAVGNYLQIDLGAVMSVKSVTVYGRRDTALSQGRNLNLKTSSDGTSWTTTFMADATSPSGFTVSTATVARYVRVETTSAVYLSLYEIVVTGSPYVDCGTSCSDLALNKTATASGLWSPDNPASKVNDGNTGTTSACEGAAGYCAIASDPNRNQAIGNFLQIDLGAVVSVKSVTVYGRRDAALSQGQNLNLRLSTDGTSWSTWFMADTTSPSGYTVNTTAPARYVRVETTTVVYLSLYEIVVTGFPSTTLPYVDCGSNCANLALGKTVSASGLWDAANNPAWKANDGNSGANPACEGAGGYCAIASDPNRNQAIGNYLQVDLGAPMSVKSVTVYGRRDAALTQGQNLNLKLSRDGTNWTTTYMMDTTSPSGLTVSTTAAARYVRVETTTVVYLSLYEIVVTGTTSTGAQLEGPQSNPCVPDVPAAFARLRHYGDTIQISHNGLASDYTQPVGTTSHHFQGIQRLRAPGNYVAISGADPADLFIGVMGSRNPTPGSPWSSNYLTNLANDKLLSRTPVTGAPHAGGLSVIGDVLAVPLQWSGTTQVVFYDVSNPTSIVRLPPVLSSSNDNLGAVAITKLQNGQFLLGAHDSLSPQTLDWYLSTGTDLSATGWTYQSRNVLIAGYQNINLINQCDGHVYMAASFDQAFGGGWLGDDRRLRLYDIAMSGTSVTNVGQIMNLQMQCGTDGCEFAAASGTYVAPNGNVFAYSSRGFISGDHINFVEFEPIPPPAPVSTTNDSYVIFSKDAGMNPDVQSMAIHFYDPNWYWYHMNDGFGYGSLDNQISSMVYSIPESHSLVLFDGPTLGGAMLFQLSGPGSYDNLANLGVNDRIESAWLHSKSSGFIHFFDGANFTNKFPTNFWISAGAQYSNLSVVGMNNNISSIRYQGAPGIACELYHDINFVNKCGTIGDTGGVILERATLSTGAPAPIQCADNQISSIRCARIIILP
- a CDS encoding RNA polymerase sigma factor; protein product: MREVMTHTVLPDSALSPTASAPRCESVESRPSGDWRLEELVEAVRRGAPGAAEELWSSQARRLIRAAVALGVSIEEAEDVVQETLLSAFRSFHRFDRSKASFQVWTHRILVNGTSNWHRARRRLRMALAQLGGQQREASFLLPDEVLAAQEAKRTLDRLTADLSPVRRRVWVMTQVSGLSMRETAEALGMREATVRSHLRHARAALAHAASGKEKP